GTACCGGTGGCAGCGGCAGCGGCGCGGCACGCCGACGTTCGGCGTCGAGCCGTGGCGGTTCGTGCACTTCCTGCAGAACCACGACCAGGTCGCGAACTCGGGGCGCGGCGAGCGCGTGCACCGGCTCACGAGCGCGGCGCGGCTGCGCGCGCTCACGGCGCTGCTGCTGTTAGGCCCGCAGACGCCGATGCTGTTCATGGGCCAGGAGTTCGCGTCGTCGGCGCCGTTCCTGTTCTTCGCCGATCACGGTGCGGATCTCGCGCGCAAGGTGGCCGTGGGGCGGCGCGCCGAGCTCGCGCAGTTCGTGAACCTGTCGCTCGACGAGATGGAGCGCGAGCTCGCGCGCCCCGACGCGCGGGAGACGTTCGAGCGGTGCGTGCTCGACGACGCGGAGCGCGAGCGGCACGCGCCGTGGTGGCGGCTGCACCGCGACCTGCTGCGGCTGCGGCGCGACGATCCGTGGATCGCGACGCCGGGCGTACGGCTCGACGGCGCGGTGCTCGCGGAGCACGCGTTCGTGCTGCGCTACTTCGCGGCCGACGGCGCCGACCGACTGATCGCGGTGAACCTCGGCCGCACGCTGCACCTCGATCCCGCGCCGGAGCCGCTGCTCGCGCCGCCCGAGGGCCGGCGGTGGCGCATCGCGTGGTCGAGCGAGGACCCGCGCTACGGCGGGCTCGGCACGCCGCCGCTCGATGCACCGGAGGCGCCGACGTCGCCGCCGCAGAAGCCGACGGTGCGCTGGCACACGGAGAACTGGCGCCTGACGGCGGAGTGCGCGGTGGTGCTCGCGCCCGAAGGCTGACCCGACATGGCGACACCGCACACGCGACCCATCATGCAGGAACGACTGATCGACCGCGTCACGCGCCGGCCCGCGTTCGACCCCGGCGCCGCCGACATCGAGCCGCTGCTCACGCGCGAGTGGCTCGTGACGAACGGGCTGGGAGGCTACGCGTCGGCGACCGTCGCCGGGGTGGTCACGCGCCGCTACCACGGCCTGCTCGTGTCCGCGCTGCCGAACCCGTTCGGCCGCATCGTGATGCTGAACCATCTCGTGGAGGAGCTCACGCTCCCCGACGGCACGCGCGCAGCGTTAGGCGGCGAGGAGTACGCGGCCGGCAAGCTGGAGGCGTCCGGTGCCCAGTACCTCGTCGACTTCCAGCTCGAGGCGGGGCTGCCGGTGTGGCGCTACCGGCTCGGCGGCTGCACGATCGAGCGGCGCGTCTTCATGCCGTACCGCCAGAACACGGTGTTCATCACCTACCGGCTCGTGGAGGGCGACTGCACGGTGCGCCTGTCGCTGCGCCCCGCCCTGCACTTCCGCGGTTACGAGGATCCGGTGACGACGCCGCACGAGGCGCGGTACCAGCTCTCGGCAGCCGACGGGCACTACACGGTGACGAGCGAGGGAAGCACGCTGCCGCCGCTGCGCTTCCGGGTCGTCGGCGGCGCGGCCGCGTCGACGGTGGAGCCGGTGCGGATGAACGAGCTGCTGTACCGCGTGGAGGAAGCGCGCGGCTACGCATACACCGGCGCGCTCTGGTCGCCGGGATGCTTCTCGATGGAGATCGCGCCCGGCGCGACCGCGGCGCTCGTCGCGTCCGCGGAGCCGCTCGACGTGATCGACGCGCTGTCGCCCGACGAGGCGCTGCAGCTCGAGCTCGAGCGGCGGCGGCGACTGCTCGCCCGCGTGCCGGATTCGCTGCGCGACGCGGTGGGCGGAGAGCTCGTGCTCGCGGCCGATCAGTTCCTCATCCAACCCGCAGGGCGGCTGCGCGACCGCGTGCGCGCCCAGGCGGTGGGCGACGAGGTGCGCACCGTGATCGCGGGCTACCACTGGTTCACGGACTGGGGGCGCGACACGATGATCAGCCTCGAGGGCCTCACGCTCTCGACGCGCCGGTACCGCGAGTCGGGGTTCATCCTGCGCACGTTCGCGCAGTACGTGCGCGACGGTCTGATCCCGAACATGTTCCCCGACGGCGCGAACGACGGCCTGTATCACACGGCCGACGCCACGCTGTGGTTCTTCCACGCGCTCGACCGATACGTCGCGCTCACCGGCGACCGCGCGACGCTGCGGCAGCTCCTGCCGACGATGACCGACATCGCCGACCACCACCTGCGCGGCACGCACTACGGCATCCGTGTCGACCCCGCGGACGGGCTGCTGCACGAGGGGCAGGAGGGTTATCAGCTCACGTGGATGGACGCGAAGATGGGCGACTGGGTGGTGACGCCCCGCCGCGGCAAACCGGTCGAGATCAACGCGCTCTGGTACAACGCGCTGTGCATCCTGGAGGAGTGGGTGCGCACGGAGCGCGGCGAATCGGCGGCCGAGCCGTACGCGCGGGCGGCGGAGCGGGCGCGCACGTCGTTCAACGCGCGCTTCTGGTACGAGCGCGGCGGGTATCTGTACGACGTCGTCGACGGGCCCGACGGCGACAGCACCGAGCTGCGACCGAACCAGATCCTCGCCGTGTCGCTGCCGCACGCGGTGCTCGACGCATCGCGATGGGAGGCGGTCGTGAGCACGGTGGAGCGCGAGCTGCTCACGCCGTACGGTCTGCGCTCGCTCGCGC
This DNA window, taken from Gemmatirosa kalamazoonensis, encodes the following:
- a CDS encoding amylo-alpha-1,6-glucosidase, whose protein sequence is MQERLIDRVTRRPAFDPGAADIEPLLTREWLVTNGLGGYASATVAGVVTRRYHGLLVSALPNPFGRIVMLNHLVEELTLPDGTRAALGGEEYAAGKLEASGAQYLVDFQLEAGLPVWRYRLGGCTIERRVFMPYRQNTVFITYRLVEGDCTVRLSLRPALHFRGYEDPVTTPHEARYQLSAADGHYTVTSEGSTLPPLRFRVVGGAAASTVEPVRMNELLYRVEEARGYAYTGALWSPGCFSMEIAPGATAALVASAEPLDVIDALSPDEALQLELERRRRLLARVPDSLRDAVGGELVLAADQFLIQPAGRLRDRVRAQAVGDEVRTVIAGYHWFTDWGRDTMISLEGLTLSTRRYRESGFILRTFAQYVRDGLIPNMFPDGANDGLYHTADATLWFFHALDRYVALTGDRATLRQLLPTMTDIADHHLRGTHYGIRVDPADGLLHEGQEGYQLTWMDAKMGDWVVTPRRGKPVEINALWYNALCILEEWVRTERGESAAEPYARAAERARTSFNARFWYERGGYLYDVVDGPDGDSTELRPNQILAVSLPHAVLDASRWEAVVSTVERELLTPYGLRSLARGDKDYKPRYFGDLRARDGAYHQGTVWGWLIGPWVDAWLKLHPDEPSDARRFLTALVDHLDEFGVGSVAEIFDAEAPYTPRGCIAQAWSVAELLRCWQRTAPTGTDVQRRGDRAAAFTEGVGGTR